In the genome of Paracholeplasma manati, the window GGAGCGATAGCGGATTCTTCAGGTTATATCTTGACTTGATTATAACACTAGGACTTCAATCTTATAAATAACAATATGTAGCTGGGCCTGATCCCAAATCTACACTACATATTATACGAGGAGTGATACAGTGTTAGAAGTTAATCATGTTAAAAAGAATTACGGATCACTAACAGCGGTCAATGATTTATCTTTTACCATTCAACCAGGCGAAATATTTGGCTTGCTTGGAACCAATGGTGCAGGGAAAACCACGACCTTTAAAATGATCCTAGGGTTATTAGAACCAACCGAGGGTACCATTCGATTCCACGGGAAAAAGATTGGATATGACGATGTTGACCACATCGGTTATATGATTGAAGAACGTTCTTTATTGGTCAAATTATCGGTTAAAGAATTGGTTCTGCACTATGGAGCATTAAAAGGGATGGATCGAAACACGATATTAGAACGTTTGGACTATTGGCTTAAACGATTCAATATCGAATCTTATCTCGATAAGAAAATCAAAGAATTATCCAAAGGGAATCAACAAAAAATCCAATTCATTACCGCCATCATCAACAACCCTAAACTCTTGGTTTTAGATGAACCATTTTCAGGCTTAGACCCGATCAATACCAATAAGTTTGTTGAGGTCATTCGTGATTTCCAACAACAAGGGACGATGATTATTTTCTCAACCCATCAAATTGACCACGTGGAATCATTTTGTGAACAATTGATTGTATTAGAAAAAGGTATCCCAGTATTACAAGGTAAAATCAGTGATATTAAGAAAGACTTTAAACGTCACAACATTCGTTTGATTGGGGATGTTGAGGAGTCTAAAATCAGAGCGATTGAAGGGGTATTGGATGTCATCATTCAACCGAATGAGTGGATTGTTAAAATCGCCGATGAATCG includes:
- a CDS encoding ABC transporter ATP-binding protein, encoding MLEVNHVKKNYGSLTAVNDLSFTIQPGEIFGLLGTNGAGKTTTFKMILGLLEPTEGTIRFHGKKIGYDDVDHIGYMIEERSLLVKLSVKELVLHYGALKGMDRNTILERLDYWLKRFNIESYLDKKIKELSKGNQQKIQFITAIINNPKLLVLDEPFSGLDPINTNKFVEVIRDFQQQGTMIIFSTHQIDHVESFCEQLIVLEKGIPVLQGKISDIKKDFKRHNIRLIGDVEESKIRAIEGVLDVIIQPNEWIVKIADESVSEAVFNYVKTCQHVRKFDVEQATLSEIFIEKVGETYEQV